From a region of the Neodiprion fabricii isolate iyNeoFabr1 chromosome 7, iyNeoFabr1.1, whole genome shotgun sequence genome:
- the LOC124186944 gene encoding zinc finger protein-like 1 homolog: MGLCKCPKRRVTNQFCFEHRVNVCEHCMVTNHPKCVIQSYLHWLKDSDYSPACTLCSGALTDGDCVRLTCYHIFHWACVDAYARNLPATTAPAGYTCPVCGIAIFPQPNLVSPVADVLKEKLAGVNWARAGLGLPLLSDDREQKPIQERKVSVTEMSTSYQNHTATALPSVATPRTSSNINLINSGGSSSSSSSIHSTVQKSGPPYSVVNVEPSMPFSNQASKKVFEAYDDPKDLSYDHDENKYQRKSAIEWFMRWWKLISRTPARRRGSSGSLYKRYVVVTVLLVLAFVGIIMLFSWLGRIATDGDPNFDVNRNNLVRVERRQE; the protein is encoded by the exons ATCCCAAG TGTGTAATTCAGTCGTATCTTCACTGGCTGAAGGACAGCGACTACAGTCCGGCCTGCACCCTGTGCTCTGGAGCGTTGACGGATGGGGATTGCGTCAGGCTGACGTGCTACCACATCTTTCACTGGGCCTGCGTAGATGCCTATGCCAGAAATCTACCAGCTACAACTGCACCCGCGGGATACACGTGTCCAGTTTGCGGGATTGCCATTTTCCCACAGCCAAATCTAGTTTCCCCGGTCGCGGACGTCCTCAAGGAGAAACTCGCCGGAGTCAATTGGGCGAGGGCTGGTCTCGGCTTGCCATTG ttgagCGATGACAGGGAGCAAAAACCGATCCAGGAACGTAAGGTCTCGGTGACCGAGATGTCTACCTCTTACCAAAACCACACAGCTACAGCCTTGCCGAGTGTAGCGACCCCTCGGACTAGCAGCAATATAAATTTGATCAATTCCGGcggtagcagcagcagcagcagcagcattcACTCGACAGTGCAGAAATCTGGACCCCCCTATTCCGTTGTGAATGTAGAACCTTCGATGCCTTTTTCAAATCAGGCAAGCAAGAAAGTTTTCGAGGCGTACGATGACCCGAAGGACTTATCCTATGACCATGACGAAAACAAGTATCAGCGGAAATCCGCGATTGAATGGTTCATGAGATGGTGGAAATTAATTTCTAGAACTCCGGCACGCAGGCGAGGCTCCTCTGGATCGTTGTACAAGCGATATGTTGTGGTTACCGTACTGTTAGTCCTAGCATTTGTTGGTATAATTATGTTATTCTCGTGGCTTGGCAGAATAGCTACCGATGGAGACCCTAACTTTGATGTAAACAGGAACAATCTAGTGAGAGTTGAAAGGCGACAAGAATAG
- the LOC124186941 gene encoding retinol dehydrogenase 7, translated as MKALQIWSRKLYLKSLTLGLGSTAGLFCLYESGHRLVATTITVLGLGTAYLRWRNATRLPIHSKHAVIVTGCDSGLGYSLALHCRALDATVIAGVLQPDGLGARDLTRNGINVIPLDITRSESIAQFGTEARELMAQEKLDLRALVNNAGMMIFGEFEWQTEEQMRRQVEVNLLGTMGITKELMPDVRSTRSRIIVVTSHCSSQPLPGVATYAATKAALSAWTTALRIEVSKYGVEVVCFVPGSFTKDSNLLSRQSKYFADMANAMKPEARSFYGSYFTRYSRYLSEMSREIAPHKIEDPLLYQTFDGALMDVYPRSVYKCEPWRYTFYHLLFSTTPTFVRDRLVEKFVSMPRWNSSMEEAEESAMVPELENVKPYQSDLMPNDETVPSSVKSIPEDVSTQKSDLNNLTKGNNLPR; from the exons ATGAAGGCCCTGCAGATTTGGTCCAGAAAATTGTATCTGAAAAGCTTGACACTCGGATTGGGGAGTACTGCCGGGCTGTTTTGTCTCTACGAGAGCGGTCACAGACTTGTTGCCACCACGATTACCGTTCTTGGCTTGG GAACTGCATACCTTCGTTGGAGGAATGCGACGCGCTTACCGATTCACTCGAAGCACGCGGTGATCGTAACAGGATGCGACTCGGGGCTCGGATACAGCTTGGCTCTGCACTGTCGTGCCCTGGATGCAACGGTAATCGCTGGTGTCTTACAGCCCGACGGCCTCGGTGCTCGGGATCTGACACGAAATGGGATCAACGTTATTCCCTTGGATATAACCAGGAGCGAGAGTATCGCGCAATTTGGAACCGAAGCTCGGGAGCTGATGGCCCAGGAGAAACTTG ATCTTCGCGCTCTCGTGAACAACGCTGGGATGATGATTTTTGGCGAATTCGAATGGCAGACCGAAGAGCAAATGCGACGTCAGGTCGAAGTAAATCTCCTCGGAACGATGGGAATAACCAAGGAGCTTATGCCGGACGTCAGGTCAACAAGGAGCAGAATCATCGTCGTCACGAGTCACTGCTCGAGCCAGCCTTTGCCCGGCGTTGCGACGTATGCCGCGACGAAAGCCGCGCTCTCGGCTTGGACGACGGCACTTAGGATCGAAGTTTCCAAGTATGGAGTCGAGGTCGTCTGCTTTGTGCCAG GATCATTCACCAAGGACAGTAATCTACTCTCGAGACAGAGCAAATACTTCGCGGACATGGCGAACGCGATGAAGCCAGAAGCGAGAAGCTTTTACGGTAGCTATTTCACGAGGTACAGCCGTTATCTTTCCGAAATGTCGCGAGAGATCGCGCCGCATAAGATAGAGGATCCCCTGCTTTATCAAACCTTCGACGGCGCTTTAATGGACGTCTATCCTCGCAGCGTCTACAA ATGTGAACCGTGGAGATACACATTTTATCACCTGCTCTTTAGTACTACACCCACGTTCGTTCGCGATAGGTTGGTGGAGAAATTCGTTTCGATGCCGAGATGGAATTCTTCTATGGAAGAGGCGGAAGAGAGTGCGATGGTACCGGAACTTGAGAACGTCAAACCTTATCAGTCTGATCTTATGCCAAACGATGAAACGGTCCCCAGTTCTGTAAAATCTATTCCCGAAGATGTGTCAACGCAGAAAAGTGATTTGAATAACTTGACCAAGGGGAACAACTTACCACGGTGA
- the LOC124186942 gene encoding uncharacterized protein LOC124186942, whose product MANIRHRDPLLYPCRSTQTTRHSFEIETGTNTGGQGPYGRITDFDHIRNGNYLSFSPQTDEARTLGKFRSRMQPTNNRVDRQNHSTCSCFFQNDHHEQATEITKTADRTLSEPKPHLAPKNICTKCHDTRGETSIDERGAGSVVQFYEFYEEADSQSSVPSAFSVSTEIQVSQDVLKQQNAPNKDFTPKDVMNSWIPVGGRPTKGLLPTSENYIDVSPRGFSLRKYFPELFLNATERNEMRAAQGQELQGCDAATLQKKDCTHPKCLCGNFNDVPITEDWRSGIENVGINAPCPWRDEEVPVTTDDCEEIRDVNQSSVKLTSSERPRKWLWWSYDKFKRDSN is encoded by the exons ATGGCAAATATAAGACACAGGGATCCTCTGTTATACCCCTGCAGATCCACGCAGACGACGAGACATTCATTCGAGATCG AAACCGGTACCAATACCGGTGGACAAGGCCCCTATGGCCGGATAACGGACTTCGACCACATTCGGAATGGAAATTATTTATCGTTCTCACCACAAACCGATGAG GCCCGTACCTTAGGGAAATTTCGCTCGCGAATGCAGCCCACCAACAACCGGGTTGATCGTCAGAATCACTCTACCTGTAgctgtttttttcaaaatgatcaTCATGAGCAAGCAACGGAAATTACGAAAACCGCGGACCGCACTTTATCAGAACCTAAACCGCACCTCGCaccgaaaaatatttgtaccAAGTGCCATGACACGCGTGGAGAAACCAGCATTGACGAACGTGGAGCAGGATCGGTAGTTCAGTTTTACGAATTCTATGAGGAGGCGGACTCCCAAAGTTCCGTGCCGTCAGCATTTTCGGTGTCCACGGAAATTCAGGTATCGCAGGatgttttgaagcagcagAATGCGCCAAACAAAGACTTTACACCGAAAGACGTCATGAATTCATGGATACCGGTCGGAG GAAGACCCACGAAAGGATTGCTCCCAACAAGTGAAAACTACATCGACGTATCGCCTCGAGGATTTTCCTTGCGAAAATACTTtccagaattatttttgaacgcGACGGAAAGGAACGAAATGCGAGCCGCACAGGGTCAGGAACTTCAAGGGTGTGATGCAGCCACATTACAGAAAAAGGATTGCACACATCCGAAATGCCTTTGTGGAAACTTCAACGATGTGCCAATCACGGAAGACTGGCGATCGGGCATTGAGAATGTGGGAATTAATGCTCCTTGTCCATGGCGCGACGAAGAGGTACCAGTCACCACAG atgatTGCGAAGAAATAAGGGATGTGAATCAGTCAAGTGTGAAGTTGACGTCCTCTGAACGTCCACGCAAGTGGCTTTGGTGGTCTTACGATAAATTTAAACGCGACAGCAATTAG